The following coding sequences are from one Lycium ferocissimum isolate CSIRO_LF1 chromosome 3, AGI_CSIRO_Lferr_CH_V1, whole genome shotgun sequence window:
- the LOC132049210 gene encoding uncharacterized protein LOC132049210, giving the protein MEGRSPDRESVESGAKKSSISSGGRVQDRKEFLHRFVDSESLTENLKTWYEETTENSTRNEPSFDVPFELIDLQKFDYALGGVPFQQLIRMPSAIYASTSGAVEATGYLALEDFLHASVKGLWEAFWGQDETLPFYVSCVYNSNLRFYPAEKAISKGKLRGLCAAAVMLKNPRHPQGKWDDILELAILRSDIGNLATVENDCKPSLSILGEALFFAVRVLLARSISRSNIPLSLNSVFVLLVDTQYGGVLKVEGDISKLEMDLNDVYGCAAEWIKNNALITISPIDRIWNNLGNANWGDIGALQALYATFHSITQYAGMSKNSVEDLAADHSARLQERRIERHLGDSWVNGNGLFRFQQRSASPEIVEVHEESFRLEPEKSMKLEVGSIVLIEDSNWKRDYQINEVLTDGEIPYYIASSVEDPGTTSFLYVGSHPSQLEPAWEDMKLWYQVQRQTKVLGVMNQKGLSSKYLPQLNASGRIIHPGQCGTPVLVTSPVGRTVADMVRFGQFGTDEAIRCCHDCLSALSAVASAGIRHGDIRPENVIFVNSGVRQPYFVLIGWGHAILEERDRPAMNLHFSSTYALQEGKLCSASDAESLVYMLYFSSGSHMPNLDSVEGALQWRETSWSKRLIQQKLGDISAVLKAFADYVDSLCGTPYPINFDIWLTRLKRHFPQEDHGKQIVTSS; this is encoded by the exons ATGGAAG GTCGATCTCCAGACCGGGAATCTGTGGAATCTGGTGCAAAAAAATCCAGTATATCTTCAGGTGGAAGGGTTCAAGATCGCAAAGAGTTTCTCCATAGGTTTGTAGATAGTGAAAGTCTGACCGAAAACCTCAAAACGTGGTATGAAGAAACAACAGAAAATTCAACTCGTAATGAACCCTCGTTTGATGTCCCTTTTGAGTTGATAGATCTTCAAAAGTTTGATTATGCTTTGGGAGGAGTTCCTTTTCAGCAGCTGATTCGTATGCCCAGTGCTATTTATGCCTCAACTTCTGGCGCTGTTGAAGCAACTGGTTATCTTGCTCTGGAAGATTTTTTACATGCAAGTGTGAAAGGTTTGTGGGAGGCATTTTGGGGTCAGGATGAAACTTTGCCTTTCTATGTTTCTTGTGTCTATAATTCAAACCTGAGATTCTATCCGGCTGAGAAAGCCATTTCAAAAGGGAAACTTAGAGGTCTTTGTGCCGCAGCTGTAATGCTAAAGAACCCAAGGCATCCACAAGGGAAGTGGGATGATATTCTGGAACTTGCTATTCTAAGGTCTGATATTGGAAACCTTGCTACAGTAGAGAATGACTGTAAACCTTCTCTTTCAATTTTAGGTGAAGCTTTGTTTTTTGCTGTAAGAGTATTGCTTGCGAGAAGTATCAGCAGATCCAATATTCCTCTCAGTTTGAATTCAGTTTTTGTTCTTTTAGTTGACACTCAATACGGTGGGGTCCTGAAAGTTGAAGGAGATATAAGCAAGTTGGAAATGGATTTGAATGATGTGTATGGTTGTGCTGCTGAATGGATAAAGAATAATGCTTTAATTACCATTTCTCCCATCGATAGGATCTGGAACAACCTTGGAAATGCTAATTGGGGGGATATCGGGGCTTTACAGGCACTTTATGCAACCTTCCACTCGATCACACAATATGCTGGAATGTCAAAGAATTCGGTTGAAGATTTGGCTGCTGACCACAGCGCTCGTCTTCAGGAAAGGAGGATTGAAAGACACTTGGGGGATAGCTGGGTGAATGGAAATGGTTTATTTCGCTTCCAGCAGCGTAGTGCTTCACCTGAAATTGTTGAAGTACATGAAGAATCCTTCAGGTTAGAACCTGAAAAGTCCATGAAGCTGGAAGTCGGTTCTATTGTGCTGATAGAAGATTCAAACTGGAAGAGGGATTATCAGATAAATGAAGTCCTAACAGATGGAGAGATTCCGTATTATATTGCATCTTCTGTTGAAGATCCAGGTACGACTTCATTTTTGTATGTTGGTTCACATCCTTCTCAGCTGGAACCAGCGTGGGAAGATATGAAGCTGTGGTATCAAGTTCAGAGGCAGACAAAAGTATTGGGTGTTATGAACCAAAAGGGATTGTCTAGCAAGTATCTACCTCAATTAAATGCATCTGGCCGGATAATTCACCCTGGTCAATGTGGGACCCCTGTTTTAGTGACTAGTCCAGTGGGCAGAACAGTTGCTGATATGGTGAGATTTGGCCAATTTGGTACTGACGAGGCTATTAGGTGTTGCCATGACTGCTTATCTGCCCTTTCTGCAGTTGCCTCAGCTGGCATTCGGCATGGCGATATCAGGCCTGAGAATGTTATTTTTGTTAATTCTGGTGTTAGGCAGCCTTATTTCGTTCTCATTGGTTGGGGACATGCTATTTTAGAAGAGAGGGATCGTCCTGCAATGAATTTACACTTCTCCTCTACCTATGCCCTTCAAGAAGGGAAACTTTGCTCAGCGTCTGATGCAGAGAGTCTAGTGTATATGCTTTACTTCTCTTCTGGAAGTCACATGCCCAATTTGGATTCGGTTGAAGGGGCATTGCAGTGGAGGGAAACCTCTTGGTCAAAAAGGTTGATCCAACAGAAGCTAGGAGATATTTCTGCAGTCTTGAAAGCATTCGCAGATTATGTTGACAGCCTTTGTGGAACACCCTATCCTATAAACTTTGATATCTGGCTCACAAGGTTGAAGAGACATTTTCCTCAGGAAGATCATGGAAAGCAGATTGTTACCTCGAGTTAG
- the LOC132050744 gene encoding uncharacterized protein LOC132050744 — protein MAYKLTALFLLTLFLISTTTPLAHGVLINGQKLFGLNIHGSVFCSTTGNPPGPGIAGINVRISCNGGKTSLAQVLTDANGFFQVVLTALDGILFDLNSTPCEVFVDTPIANCGVDLPKGVLRAPISIVGNLIQTLLGLIADTTCGPFQYIKI, from the coding sequence ATGGCATACAAGTTAACAGCCCTTTTTCTACTTACACTTTTCCTCATTTCCACAACTACTCCATTAGCCCATGGAGTTCTCATCAATGGCCAAAAACTTTTTGGGCTTAATATACATGGGAGTGTATTTTGTTCAACAACAGGGAATCCACCAGGCCCAGGTATTGCTGGAATAAATGTTAGAATTTCATGCAATGGTGGTAAAACAAGCCTAGCCCAAGTGTTAACTGATGCTAATGGCTTCTTTCAAGTTGTACTCACTGCATTGGATGGCATACTGTTTGATCTAAATTCAACACCATGTGAAGTGTTTGTTGATACTCCAATTGCTAACTGTGGAGTTGATTTACCAAAAGGAGTACTAAGGGCACCGATTAGCATTGTTGGTAACCTTATTCAAACTTTGCTTGGACTTATTGCTGACACTACTTGTGGACCATTTCAGTACATTAAAATCTAA